Part of the Sphingopyxis sp. 113P3 genome, GCTCGCATGCTCGATCGATCGAACGCCCAACTCCACGCACCGGCGTATCGCAATGGTGGGATGACAATGCGCAGCGACATATTTGTTTACGCGCGTCGCCTCGTCGACCGCAGCGCGTATTTCTTCATCGGAATATTGGCTGCATTCCAGCGGATCGGTCGGCGACGCCATGCCCCCGGAAGCCATGATCTTGATATGCGAGGCCCCGCGGCGGAGTTCTTCGCGCGCTGCCCAACGCACGGCGTCTACCCCGTCGGCAATGATGGCGAAGACGTCCGTGTAGCATGCGCAGCCACAAAAGCCGTCATCGTGCAAGTCGGCGTGGCCGAGGCGCATGTCGCCATGACCGCCGGTCTGGCTGACGATGCGGCCACCATAGAAGAAGCGCGGCCCCTTGATGAAACCGTCACGGAGGGCGTTGGCGATGCCGACGTCGCCGCCACCGACATCACGAACGGTCGTGAAACCGCTATCGATGCAGGACTCCAGGAAGCGCGCGCCGAAATGCGCGGTATAGGTGCGCGGCCAATGGGTCACGCTCGGGAGATTGACGCTGCCGGCGTAAACGTGGACATGCGCGTCGATGAGGCCGGGCATCAAAGTGCGCCCGGCACAATCAACCACGTCGATGTCGTCCCGGATTGCGATCGGACTATCCGAAATCTCCCGGATCACCCCATCTTCGACAAGAACGTCAGCCCCGTCGCGCAGGTCTTCCGACCACCCATCAAATACGCGGGCGTCACGAAAAAGCGTCCTAGTCATGTCGAAACTCCATTAAGAGGGCAATCCGGGATCAAGGTGGCGTGTCAGGCCTTCTTCTTCAGAAGCGCCGGATCGATCGTGATCTTGTTGTATTTGATCTTCCAATCGGACCCTTCGCGAACCATGACGATGTCGAGGTCGCCGGTGCCAATGAAGGACGGACCCTCGGCGACATTCATCTTCATGACATAGCAGCGAAGGCGAGCACCCTCGGCATGGTCTTCGACCAGCATGTTCGTGATGAAATGACGCACGCCGGCTTCGTGTCCCTGGGAGACATAATCGTCCATCCATGCGAACACCGCGTCGCGGCCCTCGGCCTTGCCGAACGGGCCATCCAAGGTACCATCTTCGCTATAGAGATCGGCGTAACCGCGTGCGTTCTCGCCATCTCCCGCGTGATACATCCGCACCGCCACGTTCTGAACCGCGATAATTTCTTCAACGGATAGTGCCACTGCACAACTCCCAATGCTGGATTTGATGGTATGTAGTATTCTACGAATGTCTGTTGTCAAGCTGGCATGTTGCCCACGCCGGCTAAATCACCTCGAGCGTGGGGTTCATTCCAACCGCCGAATTCAGATTGAAGAAGTTGGGAGAGGTCTTTTGCACCGCCCGATGAATTTCTTCGAACTGCTCGGGCGTGCCATTGCCCGAAATTCGGACCACATAGTCCACTTCGTGATAACCCGGCTTGACGCTGTCATCGAGGCCCAGAAAGCCGCGCAGGTCCAGTTCGCCGCGCATTTCGATCTCGAGCTTCGTCAATGCGATTCCTCGCAGCGAAGCGTTGGCGGCATAGCCAACGATCATGCATGCGTTGATTGCACTCATCAGCAGTTCCTGCGGGTTCGGCGCGCTGTTCTGGCCCAGCAGCTCAACCGGTTCGTCGGCAATGATCTCGAAGCTGCGAGGGATCGACTGGCCGGCGAGCTCGTAGCTCTCCACCACAGATCTGCTGCGGGTCTGGCCTTCCCAGATCGTGCCCACTTTGAACGCGACGCGCGCCTTGGCAGGATCCTCCTGAACCGCGGCGACGGTAGCGGCGAGCGCCGGAACGTCGATCGCGTTAATATGGTCGGTACTTGTCACCATGTTTCTCCTCAAATTGGGGTCGCTTCATGCGTCGGCGACCGCCGTCGCAACAATTTCGATCATCAGGCCGTCGCCGCCGAGCGACGAAACGCACTGGAGAGTGTTGACCGGCGGGTGGGGGCCCGTGACGAACTCATCCCGAACGGCGACAAGGGCATTTCGTTCGGGGTCGTCAAAGCGGGTCACATAATAGTCCAACCTCACGACCGAATCGAACCCGGTCCCAGCGGCCGCCAGCGCGACCGAGATATTCTCGAAGGCCTGCCGGGCCTGTGCAGCAAAATCGCCCTCACCGACCAGCAGGCGGTCCTTGTCGAACGCCACCTGGCCGGACAGCATCACGAGGCGGCCGCCCGACACGCTGATTGCGTGGCTGTATCCATGGGTCGGGTGAAGGTCCGCGGGTCTGAACGAATGGATATCCATTATCTTCTCCTTCAAGGCGCAATCGTCCTGGACCCGGTTCAGACCGGCGCCGGAATATTGTTCGTATCGACCACCCGGGCATGGGTGGCCTGCGACCAGGTCGAGACCTTCGCGCGCATGCGATCGGTGAACAGACCCTGCGCTTCCATGTTGAAATGTGCCGCTACCAGCGCGACCGAAACTTCGGGATCCTCCGCCGCCATCTCCGAAAGAGTGCCAAGGTAGGCGAATTGATCAGGCTCTGGCGGAGCGACATTCTTAAGCTCGGCGCCATCGTAAAGGCTATCTGCCATGCCCGACACCGAGAAGGCGAGTTCGACGAAATGGGCGAAGGCGCTCTGGAAACGCTCTGGAAGGCTCACATCGTCTTCGGACGTGGCGAGGCAATTGCGCAGCACCGCGGCGCCTTTCGCGGAAATCGTCATGCCCTGGCCGTAAAATGGATTGAAAGAGGCTACGGCATCGCCTGTGGCGATGAAGCCGGAGGGGCGGCGGTCGAGCAGATGCCAGCGGCGCAACCGGCTGCTTTCCATGCGATAGCCGGCAATATTGGACAGGGGTTCAGAGGCGCGCGCGACCTTGCCGAGCAGCGGCGTGCTGGCGCCATCCAGATAGTCGAGCAGCCCCTCTTGCTCCAGCGGCGGATAGTCGCGCATCATGCCGGCGGCGGTGATCATGTGCATGCCGTTATCGATGGGTATGATCAGACCACCGCGGTGATGCCCGGGATAAGGCATCGCCACCAAGCCCGCAGTACCCGGCTCCAGGACATCTTTGGGCAGATGCACGAGCTGGGACGCATAGCCCATGAAACAACTCACATGCTGTTCGTCGGGTACCGGATATCCTAGTTGTTCGAGCCAGCGCGGGCTCTGCGAACCGCGCCCGCTGGCATCGATGACAAGATCGCCGGCAATGACACTTCCATCCGATAGCGAGACGCCAAGGATCGCCTTGCCTTCGTCGTCCGCCACCAGCGATTTCACGGTGGCGTTGATGATTTTGCAGTTGGCGAAACGGTTCAGATTGCTGCGTATCACCATTTCCAGCAGCGGGCGGCGAAAGCCGAAGGAGGTGATCGAACTGGCGGTGCGGGCGCGCCAACCGGATGAAGTAAAATTGGGAAGCTGGAGGCATTGGTCCACTTCCGAGCATCCGGCCTGCCGCAGCTGTTCGGAAAAATCAGGGATAAACTCGGAAATCAGGTCTCGCCCGATACCGAGAAGGGCATGGGCCTGCCGTCCCTGCGGCACCCCTTTCCGGGGCTCTCCATTTTCGACCAGCCTCTCCCGTTCAATGAGCAGGACCTCGTCGAAAAAGGGGCTCACCGCCATGGCGGACAGACTGCCACCGATGCTCGCTCCGATGATGATCGCTCTATTTCTACCCATAGCAAAGCCCTCTCAACTTGTGCGATCCGGCGAGATTGGCTCTCGCTCGGTCGTGATCAGTGATCGATAAAAGCGGTCGCCTCGATCTCGATGCGCACGCCCGGAACCGCGAGCGCGGACACGCCCACCAGCACGCTGGCGGGCGGATTGGACGCCGAAAGATAGCGATCCCGAATGGCAGCGAGCGGCGTACGCAGGGGCTCTTCGAAATCGACCACATAATAAACCAGCTTGGTCAGGTCGGCGTATGTCGCCCCTGCGGCTTCAAGCGCCCGGCCAAGATTTTCGAAAACGGCAATCGCCTGTGCTTCGAAATCATCCTCGCCGATGACGCGATTCTCCATGTCGAACGGAACCTGGCCGGCAAAGACGATGTGCTTTCCAGGCCCCTCGACGATCACCGCATGGCTGTAGCCGAATGTGGGATAGAGATTTGACGGCCGCAGATAAGTTTTTGCCATGTCTCGCTCCATTGCTCTTGGCGTTGGTCGACCGCGCCCGCACACATCATGTGGTGACGACGATTTTGCCGCGCTGGCGATTGCTTTCCATGTAGCGATGCGCGTCGACGATCTTGTCGAGCGTGAAAACGCTATCGATGACCGGTATCAGCCGCCCAGCCTGGATTGCCGAACTGATATAGGCAATCGCCTCGCTGAGTTTGTCCGGCCGACTGGTCAGCTCGAAGAAAGTGTAGGCGTGCACCGTCAAGGCTTTGGAAAGTGCTGTGAACAGGGGGTAGCCAGGCTCGCCGAGCAACGCACCGTAGATGTGGACGGTGCCGCCAAACGCCGCCGCATTTGCCAACTTTTCAAGGAAGGGTCCGGCGACGGGGTCAAATGCCACGTCCACGCCGCGTCCGGCGGTGATCGCCATGGCGCGCGCGACCAGATCTTCCTCATCGGAAATGATGACGTGATCGGCACCAGCCTCCAGGAGAAAGTCTTGCTTGTCGGCGCCCCGTGTCGTTGCGATCACGGTGGCTCCAATGTCCTTGGCGATCTGGATTGCAGCGACGCCCACGCTCGAGGACGCCGCCGTGACCATAACGGACTGCCCCTTCCGAAGCTGGCTGAAGGTGACGAGCGCTCCATAAGCGGTAAGATACTGCACCCAGAGGGCCGCAGCCTGCTCGAAGGTCAGCGACACGGGATGGCGCGTGACCCATTGCGCGGGAACGGTCGCGGTTTCGCCGTAGACGCCGTAGCGGCCGAAGTCGAAACCGGGGATGACGCTGACGATGTCACCCGGCAAGACATTCGACACGCCGGCCCCAATCGCCGAAACGATGCCGGCTGCTTCGTAGCCAAGCCGCGACGGCAGCTGTGGCTGCATCACATATTCGCCGGAACGGAAGGCGACTTCCGCCCGATTGAGGCCAAGTGCCTTGACGTCAATCCGGACTTCGTCGGGCGCGAGCGCGGTCTCCGCGACCTCTTCGAGCCGGAGCACGTCGGCGCCGCCCGTTTCGTGAAAGCGCACGATTTTAGCCATCGACGCGGCCCTCCTCGAACAGGGCAACCGCTGCCGACAGCCGATCGGCAAGGTCGGCAGACAAAAGATAGCCGTCCTGCGAGCGAAGGGCGGCGTCGAGAGCAGGATCCTCGGCAGCTGCAAAGACCGTGAAAGCGGCAAAATGCGCTTGAGCTCCGGCAGGACCCATGCCTTCGAAGCAGCCCCGATTCACCATGAATGTGAAGGCGATCCGGTTGAACATCGTAAGATCGGCGAAAAAGGGACTCTGGCGATATGCCGCGAAGGCGTCCAAATGCCGCAGCGCGCCATCGCTCAAAAAGCCCTGCTGCTGCAACGTGCTCAAATACCAGGTAGCGGCGGCTTCGACCTGCTCGGAAACATAGCCGATCTTGCTCCACACCTCGGCCATATTGCCGTTGTTGAATCCCAGGGCGTCTGCCACCGCTTCCAGGCCCGGAAATTTTATGTAGAGCGCAAACATGTCGGACGCATGCGCATCGAAAGCTTCGATGAGTTCGCTATCATCGCGGCAAAATTGCCTTGGTGAACCTTCCGATATTGTTCCACGCGAGAGGGGTTGCGCGTAACAATGACGCAGTAATTGTGCATGCCGCCGGCCGTCGGTGCCGAACGCGCCGCGTCAAAGATCGCGTTGAGCGTAACGTCGTCGACCGGTTCCGGGGTGAAATCGCGGACCGATCGTTGTCCACGCAGGAAATCCGCGGTTGCGTCTGGTGGCATGTGCACGATTGGCTGTCCTTGCTTTGCGCCTGTGTAAGGCGACGGCTACGCCGCGCCGGATGCCCTTAGAGACGGTGCAGCCGGCCCTCGAAGCGCACGACCCCGACCGTGTTCGAATTGAATGTGTCAGAACCGCTTATCATCACGCCGGTGCTGCGGAAGCTTCCACCGAAGCCGGCAAAACGGCCGGTCCCCTTCACGACGTTGTAAACAACCGTCATGACATTCGGCCGATCGTCGGGGTAAATCTGAATGGTGTTGACGTCGTTCGTGTAGAGCGACGACCCATCCTTATCGAGAAAGTAGTGGAGGCCATTGAATTCCGTCTTCCCGTCACCGAGGTCGCGAACTTCGCTGACGATTTGACCGTAGGCGGCCCCATCGATCGTACCGGTCATCGCTCCGATGCCATTGCCGTCGGTCATGGCCATGACGTTGGCCGTTCCGCCCATTTCAATATAGTCGCCGCTGCTCATATTCTGTTCCTCACCTTGGGTTGCCGCCTGCAAACCGGGACGGGACGGGCCCGCCCGGAGGGATGCCTTCCTATTTCGGATCCAGCGTCATGCCGCTGGCCATTTGGCTGGAAATGAAGGAGTCGAGGCATGCCGGGAGATAGCAGTGATCAAAATCGCGGCCGCCGCTGGGAGGGGGCACGGTCGCTTTCTGCGATTCCAGCGCCAGCACGTTCTTCGCCCAGGCCGGGATCCGTTTGAACTGGGGGAGGACGTCGGTGCCGTAGAGGCGATCCAGGATATCGATCCGAAGAAGGATCGGCGCATACTGGAAATCGATCAGGGCGAGCTGTTCGCCATTGAAGAACGGGCCGTCGCTCAACTGCTCGTCAAGCTTGGTGAGTTTACCCAGAAGGCGCGTGCGGTTGAACTCATATTCCTCGAGCCGGCGCAGCACGGTCATGTCGACAAGCGCCAGCAAAATTTCCAGCGCCGCCAGTGTCCAGGCGCGATTCTTGGCCTTCACGACGGGATCGGTCGGAAGGAAGCGACGCGCCGGAAACATCTCATCGAGATATTCGTTGATCACGGACGATTCGAAAATGAGTTCGCCGTCGACGTCGAGCAGCGGAACGAGACCTTGACCGTTCGGCGTCAGGTCCTTGTACCATTGCGGCTTGTTGTACGGATTGATGTAGACCAGTTCATGCTCGATCTGCTTTTCGAACAGGCACATCCGGACGGGCTGAACCATGGGCGCTTTTTCGACGGCGTATAAGGTGATCTTCTTGGGAACAGCCACGATCTTATCTCCACTATAGAAACCTGTCTCCGTACCCGTCCGCCCGCACGTTGGCGCGCGAGCCCTTCCGGACGGACGGGCACGAAGAAACTCCGCTAAAAGCGGTGCGACAGCTTGATGCCGTAGGTGCGCGGCGGAAGAAACACCTCGAGATGCTGGTAGTTGAGAAACGGACTCGTGTCGGAGAAGGAACCGAGAACGTCATTGTTCTCGAGATTCTCGACATAGAGCTGGCCCGTCCAATCCCCGTCCGCGCTTTCCCACGTCAGCGAAGCATTGGTGCGGTGGTAGCTCGGGATGAGGTCCGTCGCCAAGTTGAACGGACGGGCATATTTGTTCGAGGTCCATGAGTGATCGATCCGCGGCGTTAGCGTTCCGGCAGATCCCAACGAGATCATGTACTGGACGCCGCCATGCAACTGCCATTCGGGAGCCTCGGTAAGCCGGTTGCCTTTGAGATCGACCACCCCGGCACCCAAATTCTCGGGATCCGCGGTCTGGAAGGAATCGTAGCGCGAGTGGAGCCAGGACACCGAACCATCGAAGGTCAGGCCGTCGACCGGCTCGGCAATCGCTTCAAGTTCGATACCATAGAGCGTCGCCGCGCCCGCGTTTTGGAAAGCCGAGAAACCCTGCGCATCCGCAACGCTTTCTTGCTTGTCGGTGTAGTCGTAATAATAGCCCGATGCATTGAGCTGAAGGCGGCGATCGAACAGCTTGCTCTTCACGCCGACCTCATAGGCGTCGAGAATCTCGGGTTTGAATGCCGGCGCCGAGTCCTGGAGATTGAAACCGCCCGATTTATATCCGCGCGAATAGGAAGCGTAGGCCATGGCGTCGGCGCCGAGCTTGTAGTTGGCCCCAAGTTTCCAGGTGACCCTGCTCCACTTGTCATTGTCCATGACATGGCTGAAACTGAAGTCGAATGCCGGGGAGTTTACGACGCTGAAGCCGACCGAACGATCCACGGCCATCTTGTCGAGGGTGTAGCGCAGCCCGCCGGTCAGGGTCAGGCCGTTGGCGACTTCCCAGTCCAGTTGGCCAAAGGCCGCATAGGAGTCCGCACGAACAACGCCTGGTGTGGTCAGGTCCACCTCAAAGGGATTGGGACCGCCATCGACGAAGACGCCGCCTTCGTAGGACGACTTTTCGTGATAATAGTAGGCGCCGAGCAGCCACTTCAGGGCGCTGCTGTTGTCCGACGACAGCTGGAATTCCTGGCTGGTCGTCTTGTATTTCGATTCGAAGAAAGCATAGGATTTCAGCGAAGCGAGATCGGTACCGTCTTCGTCGTAGGTGACGCCCGTATCGAGATCGAAATAGCCGGTGATGGATCGCAAGGTGACGCCGCCCATCTTCCATTCGATCGTGCCGGTGACGCCCTTGGTCTCGTCGAACCCGTCACCGCGGGTGTCCTGCTGCACCTTGCGTACGTCGTCGAAAGTCGCGACGCGATACCCTGCCGGCACACCGTCAAAGAGGCCAAAACCACCCAGATTGGCGGCGGGGAAGCTGCGCGGACGGTTCACGAAATTGGCGCCGTCATTTTTGTAATAATAGCCAACAAGGCTCACCAGAACATCATCGGCGAGATCATATTCCAATGTGGCCCGAAGGTTGGAATAATTGGAGTTCAGAAGCTTGTTATTACCCGGATCGTTCACGTCCTTGACGTAGCCGTCGCGGTCTTCCATCGCGAAGGCAATGCGCCCGCGCAGCCGGTCCGAGATCGGGCCGCTCAGCACGCCGAAGACGCGCCGCTTGTCATAGTTTCCGATCTCCACGCCGACTTCGCCGCTGAAATCATTGGTAGGGCGTTTGCTGATCACATTGATGCTGCCGCCGACCGCGTTGCGGCCATATAATGTGCCCTGGGGCCCGCGCAGCACTTCGACGCGCTCGATGTCCAGAAAGTCCTGCAGCATGACAGACGGCGATTGCAGATAGACGCCATTGGCATGCACCGGAACGGCCGGGTTTCGGCCCGGCGTCGAACCGCGAAGCGCCGACCCACCCACACCGCGCAAGGTCACCAGGCCTGAGCCAGTGACCGAACCGCTGTAAACCAAGCCCGGAACCGACTGCTGCAGCTGCTCGGGATTGGAGATGCCGCGCGCAGCCAGGGAGTCCGAGCTGAACGCGGAGATGGCGACCGGGACATTCTGGACATTTTCGCTGCGCTTTTGCGCCGTGACCACGATGTCACCCATCAACGCGTTGCTTGACCCTTCCTCGGTTTGAGGGGCCGCTTCCTGTGCAAGGGCCACCGCCGGGGTGAAGACACCGGGTACGAGGATCGAGATGCCAACGAGCAAAAGTGCCTTCGGAGATCTCATCGGATTTGAACTAACGTATGTCATATTGCCTCCCGTTATTTCTTTGTCTGTATAGGTTGTTAAGTTCGTACGGCCGGATCGAGGATCAGCTCCAGCCTGCTAAAGCACCAATTTCCTTGGTCGGCGGTCGCAATGGCGTCGAAGCAACCGGTACCCATTGCGGTGGGGCCATCAGCAATGTTCACCTGCATCAAATAGGAGGTCACTTGCGCGCCACTTGCATGCTCGGAGACATGCTGGTTCGTCACAAAATAGCGGACGCCGGCCGTCATGCCGTCAGCGATCCGCTGCTCGAGAAAGGCGGCGATCTCTGCTCGGCCCTTCAAGTGCATGAACGGTGTCACGAACTCGCCGTCTGCTGTGAATACAGAAGCATATGCGGTCGGGTCGCGCGCATCCAACGCAAGGTAGAGGCGATTTGCCAGATCGCGGATTTTGATCGCGTCAGCTTCGGAGATCGCCATCAGAGCGTCTCCCGCAGTCGGCGGGCGCGGCGGAGATGCATCTCAAGGACATCATTAAATGCTGGCCCCGCCTTTTGCACGGCATGGCCAAAGCCGGTGATAGTCGTGAGCTGCCCCTGGGTCAGTGACGCCACGCGATGACAGATCGCATCATAGGCGGGACTCCAGCCTCCAGCGACGACCAAAACCGGGACACCTGCATCGGAAAGCGCGCCGACAGGTAGATCGATGGCCCACAGATGCTCCGTGCGCAGAAGCGATATCGCGCGGTCAAGCTCCGGTGGAATGACCTTGGGAACAGGCCGGGTCATTTTGAGCGCCGCTAGGAAGCCGGCCATAAATTCCCTGTTCGAGAGGCCGTGCTTTTCCCAATGCAACTTCAACGCCTCGATCGCGCTAGCGACCGACGGGATGTCTGCCGCTACGGCGAATGCTGGCGGCTCGATCAACGTCAGCGAACGGATGGCCTCGGGACAAGACGCCGCTGCTTTGGCGGCAATAAGAGCCCCTGTGGATGTGCCAACCAAGTGCGCTCCATCGCCAGCCGCCTCGATCAGATCCAGGACGTCCTTGTCGTGATCCACCTTCATGGCCTGCGAAGCGAGCGTATAGCCATGGCGGGTGATCACGCGCACATCATAATATGTGCTCAGAATTTCCTGCCCGGCGAAGGCGTCACCAGCCCCGAGACTGCCATGCACGAAGATGATCGCCTCACGCTCGGCTGCACCCGCCACAGGCATCTCCTCGCGAGAAAGGCTCGCGACATTGCCCTGGTCGGGATGAGAAAAAGCGTCACAACTCACGTAAGCCTCCGGTCTGGTACGTAGTACACTAGACACCACATACTTATCATGTCAATAGGCGCACTCGCCTCGTCCGAAGCGCGCCCAACAGGCGCGCGGCATTTTATAAGGAGGTGTGGGCATGGCCTCGATCGAGACCCTCGCAGAGGCGATCCGCAATCGCCAAGCCATCCTCTTCGCCGGGGCCGGGCTATCTATGAGTGTGGGATTGCCCTCTTGGGCGGACCTGATCGCGCATATGTGCCAGGACGCTGGCCTGTCGGATGCTCCTCAGCCGGCCTGGACGTATCAGACGCTCGCCGAATTTCATCGCCTCAAACATGGAAGCATTGGCCCACTTCGAAGCTGGATGGACCGGAATTGGAGCGTGTCACCTGAAAGGGTTCGCGAGTCCGAGATTCATTCCCTCATCGTGCAACTGGATTTTCCGATCATATACACAACAAATTACGACAATAATTTGGAAATCGCATATGATCTTCACGGAAAGAAATATGTAAAGATATCAAAGACCAGCGATATCGCCAGGCTGAACAGCGATCTTTCCCAGATTGTTAAATTTCACGGAGATTTTGAGGACGACAGGTCTCTGGTCATTGCGGAACGGGATTATTTTGATCGGCTCATGTTCGAGACCCCCTTGGACGTGAAATTTAAATCCGACGCCCTTGGAAAGACTTTATTGTTTATCGGGCACAGCGTGAGCGATCTGAATATCAGAATGATGCTGTATCGCTTGTGGCAGATCTGGAAACAATCAGGCAGCGAAAGAGATCGCCCGAGCTCATTCGTATTTATGACACGAAAAGATGTTGTCCAGGACGCGGTTCTCGAAAATTGGGGGATAACAGTATTGCATCAGGACGCCGACAGCCCGCACGACTCCGCATTGCAATTTCTACGGCGTCTCAAAGACATCGTATTTACTGTATAAACATCTGGGGATCAGCGCCATGCGTGGACGTGGAGTGGGCCCCTTGGGCCGGACAGGGAAGCATAGTTGGATTGACCGGTTGGCCGGGCTTTTGGAGAAGAGCCCATGGCAAGACATCGATCCCATAGCGTTGAGTTCAAGCGTCAGGTCGCACAGGAGTTTCTGAACGGCGAGACGCTTCACGGCCTTGCCAAGCGGCATGATATTTCCCGGCAGTTGATCCGCA contains:
- a CDS encoding SIR2 family protein; translation: MASIETLAEAIRNRQAILFAGAGLSMSVGLPSWADLIAHMCQDAGLSDAPQPAWTYQTLAEFHRLKHGSIGPLRSWMDRNWSVSPERVRESEIHSLIVQLDFPIIYTTNYDNNLEIAYDLHGKKYVKISKTSDIARLNSDLSQIVKFHGDFEDDRSLVIAERDYFDRLMFETPLDVKFKSDALGKTLLFIGHSVSDLNIRMMLYRLWQIWKQSGSERDRPSSFVFMTRKDVVQDAVLENWGITVLHQDADSPHDSALQFLRRLKDIVFTV